The Candidatus Zixiibacteriota bacterium DNA window AAGTCGGAAACCCGCTCCGGAGCGATTTCAAACTGCTTTCGCGTGAAGATGGTTTAGACTATTTCGACCTGTCACCGGACAAACGCACCCTGCTGGTTTTTGGTGGTTCTCAGGGAGCGCAAGCGTTGAATGACAAAATCGCTGAAAACCTGCCGTTCTTAGCAAAGCAGGGCAACCTGCAGATGATCTGGCAGGCTGGTAAAAACAATTTCAATATCTATCGTCACGCTTTTGAAGCCAGCGGTATACAGGGTGTAGTGCTGGAGTTCATCGAACGTATGGACCTCGCCTATGCCTCGGCTGATCTGGCTTTTTGTCGTTCCGGTGCATTGTCACTGGCGGAACTGGCCGCCTGCGGACTGCCGGCGATCCTGGTACCGTATCCCTGGGCAGCGGAAGACCACCAGTACCACAACGCCAAAGAATACGCTGATTCAGGCGCGGCAGTTGTGGTGAAGCAACCGGAACTGGCAGGTTTCGATCTGGTCCGCACTGTCGGCGACCTGCTTTTCGACCGGGCAAAACTCGAGCAGATGAAGAAGGCGGCGGTGAGCATGGCAGACCTGGAGGCGGCCGACAAGATCGCCGCTGAAATAATCGAGGTGATGAAATGGTAAAATTTGGCAAACTGCGTAAACTATACTTCGTCGGAATCGGCGGTATCGGTATGTCCGGGATGGCTGAGATGCTGTTCAACCTCGGTTACCAGGTCAGCGGAAGCGACCTGATGGAAAGTGAGGTTACCGATCATTTGCAGGAGATCGGCATACCGGTTTACTTCGAGCATAAAGCCGAAAATGTCGGTGACGCCAACCTGGTTGTCTATTCGGCCGCTGTTCCACAGGACAATCCGGAGCTCGAGTACGCACGCCAGAATAAGATCATTATAGTCCGCCGGGCCGAGATGCTGTCCGAGCTGATGCGTATGAAATACTCGATCGGTATCGCCGGCACGCACGGCAAGACTACCACAACCTCATTGATCGGCCAGATTATGACCCACGCCGGACTCGATCCGACCGTTATCGTGGGCGGAAGAGTGATCCAGTTCGAGACCAATATCAAGCTCGGTCATTCCGATTACCTCGTGGCTGAAGCCGATGAATACGACCGTTCTTTTTTACGTATGACCCCGACCGAGGCGGTATTGACCACTCTCGAGGAAGATCATCTCGACTGCTATGAAGATATCGATGATCTCAAGCGCGCCTTTTTGCAGTTTGCCAACAAGGTGCCTTTCTATGGAAGCGTGTTTATCAACATGGACGATCCAAACCTGGTCAGCCTGATCCCGGAATTAAATCACCCGGTAGTGACTTTTGGCCTGGCCTCACAGGCAGATTACCAGATCTCGAATATAAAAGTTGAACAGCACAGCACATCCTTCGATGTTCGTACCCGCAGGGATGAACTGGGACGAGTTACGGTTGGACTGCCGGGAGTGTTCAATGCCATGAATTCACTGGCGGCGATTGCGGTCGCGATGGAGCATGAGATTCCATTTGACAAGATTTCTGAAGGGCTGGCAAATTTCCGCGGGGTCAATCGTCGCTTCGAAATTATCGGTGAAACCAGGGGCTTCATGGTGGTGGATGACTACGGGCATCATCCGACCGAGGTAGAAGTCACCCTGCGGGCCGCCAAGCAGGGCTACGACCGTCCATTGGTAGTCGTCTTCCAGCCCCACTTGTACAGCCGTACACGGGATTTTTACCGCGATTTCGCACGCGCGCTGTTGGCGGCAGATGTTTTAATCGTGGCAAAAATATATCCCGCACGCGAAGAACCGATCGAGGGCATAACCGGGCATATCATCGTCGAATCAGCCAAAAGCTTTGGACATCAAAACTGTCACTATGTCGACGATTTCGAGCTGATACCGGAGTTCGTTTCCGAACACGCGCCGGAAAATTCGATCGTGATGACTATCGGTGCCGGTTCGATCTATCGTGTGGCACCGAAAATCCTGGAGGCCTTGGGAAAATGAAACGCTGGTTATTGAGGATAACATTGATGCTCTTCATAATGGGAGGAAGCGCGCTCTATATTGGCCTCTCGCACTATGACCTGATTAAAATCGAACAGGTTGAATGCGAGGCTTCAGCTTTGCCGTTTGCAGACCAGCTTGGTATAGTGGACAGCATTTACAGCGGAAAATCTGTTTACGATTTCCCGGCCGACAGCCTGCTGTCGGCAATAGTGGAAAAGAATCCACAAGTGTGCGCGGCCCGCTTTAAATTCGCCCCGAGCGGAGAAATCAGTTTCTCCTGCAGTTACAAGAAGCCCTGCCTGCTGTTGAGTCTGGACAAAGTCTATGGTCTCTCACCCGCGGGAGAGCTGATCCTGCCCGAAAGCGGCGATTACCCGATTCTCTCCGGCCTGGACACCAAACAGGCCCGGCTGTATCGCCGGTTGCGGACGACCCAGCTGAGCTACGCGATGAAAATCGCCCGGGTCATGAGGCAGTTTCCGGATAGTCTTTATCAATCGATTTCCATCATAGATTTAAATCATTCCTCCGGTCTCGCCCTGTATCTGGAGGACTGCCCGGCGGAGATAATCCTGGGCAGGGGGGATGAAGTTCACAAATTTGCCCGGGTCATCAGCCTGCTCGATTTCCTGCGCCTTCTGGGACGGGATGTGCAGGTCGACCTGAGGTTTTCCAATCAACTGGTTTTGAAACATGATTCAGCGACATAGAGGTGGGCTTATGGGAAAAAATATTGTTTTCACGGTGGTAGATATCGGATCGACGAAAGTCACCTGCCTGATTGCATCCCGCAATGGTCAGGAGGACCTGGAGGTGATCGGGTCCGGGACAGTACAGGTCGAGAATATCTATCGCAAAGGTATACTCAAAAATATCGATCGCGCCTCACTGGCGATCAGCGAGGCGGTGGCCAAGGCCGAATCAGAAGCCCAGCTCCGGGTCTCGAACCTCACAGTCGGATTTTCCGGGGATCACCTGCGTTCGCTCAATTCCCTGGGGGTGGTGGCGGTCTCCAAGACCCAGAACCAGATCGGCGAGCAGGATGTCGAAAGCGTAATCGAGGCCGCGCAGGCTATCAATCTTCCATTTGAACGGGAGATCCTGCATGTGCTCCCGCAGGAATTTTATATCGACCAGGGCGATGGTGTCAGGGACCCAATCGGCAATACCGGAGTGCGCCTGGAAGTCCAGGTGCATATAGTGACAGCCTCGACTGCCGCCACCCAGGCGATTTACAAGGCGGTTCGCAATGCCGGTTTCGAGATCACTAACCTGGTCATGAACCCGATCGTGGTTGGATCCTCGCTGTTGTCGGCCGAAGAGGAGGAGGTCGGTACACTGCTTCTCGATATAGGCGGATCGACTGCCGACGTCGCCGTTTACCATAAGGGCGCGGTTCGTCACACGGCCTCGATCGGTATCGGCGGTAAGTATGTCACCAATGATATCGCGGTCGGCCTGCAGATTCCCTACGGTCTTGCGGAGCAGATCAAGCTCTCCCACGGTCATTGTTTTCCGGCCGATATCGGTCCCGACGAGATGATCGATATCCCTGAGATCGGCGGTCGCAAAAAGAGCCGGATTTCGCGCGTGCTATTGGCTTCGATTATCGAGGCGCGTATGGAGGAGATCTTTTCCCTGGCGCTCAATGCCGCACGTCGTTCAGGTTACACCGACAAGCTGGCCTGCGGGTTGATCCTGACCGGGGGAGGTGCGCGCCTGCGCGGGATTGACCGCCTGGCGGAACAGGTCTTCAGCCTGCCGGTCAAAATCGGCTACCCGGAAAAAGTAAATTTACCGGAAGAAATCTGTGGTAAACCGGAGTATTCCGCCGCGGTCGGCCTGCTGGCATACAGCCTGCGTCATCCGCTGGAACAGGAGAACAGGCGCAACCTGTTCGCGCGAATGTTTAATAAAGTCGAGGAAGTAATCAGTTCTTTGTTCAATATATAGAACCTCGGAGGAGGAAGCATTATGATAGAGTTTGTGCCTGAAGACAGTAATAAAGCCAAGATCAAGGTCGTGGGTGTCGGGGGTGCCGGTGGCAACGCGGTCAACCGTATGATCGAAGCCGGTCTCACCAATGTCGAGTTCATCTCGATCAACACCGACCAGCAGGCCCTCGACGGCAGTCGGGCTTCGACCCGGATGCAGATCGGTACACGCCTGACCAAGGGGCTGGGAGCTGGTGCGGATCCGGATACCGGCCGTCGAGCGATGGAAGAGGACCGCGACAAAGTTGCCGAGGCGATCGCAGGAGCTGATATGGTATTCGTTACCGCCGGAATGGGGGGCGGTACCGGGACAGGAGCGGCACCAATTGTGGCCGAAATCGCCAAACAGCAGGGATCATTGACCGTGGCTATCGTCACAAAACCGTTCGAGTTCGAGGGGCGCAAGCGGATGAACCGGGCTATGAGCGGTATTCATGAGATCAAGGACCGGGTCGACACCTTGATCGTGATTCCTAACCAGAGACTGATCGAAATCGCCGACAAGGGCACTCCACTGGCTGAGGCGTTCTTGATCGCTGACGACGTCCTTCTGCACGCGACCCGCGGTATCTCCGACTTGATTACCGTACCCGGCCTGATCAACTGCGATTTTGCCGATGTCCGCACGGTTATGAAGGAGATGGGCGACGCGCTGATGGGTACCGGTATCTGCAGTGGCGAAGACCGCGCGCGCGAGGCCGCCTACCAGGCGATAAATTCACCGCTTCTGGAGGATCTCTCGATTGCCGGTGCACGCGGTGTATTGATCAATATCTGTGGTGGCAACGATATGACCCTGCATGAGGTCAACGAAGCGACTTCGATTATCACCGATGCCGCGGGTTCGGATGCCAACATCATTTTTGGCGCAGTCATTGATCATGAAGCAGAAGGAGAGATACGGGTCACAGTGATAGCTACCGGGTTTGGAAAAACCACCAGCGAGGGTGATTTTGATACTTCGGTTGTGGATCTTTTTACTCAACCCAAATCAGCCGGTTCTCAAAGTGAACATAGCAGAACAAGCGATGACAGAGAAAAACATCAGGAACAGCCGGAAGTTTCGGAAACAACCGAATTCAACGAGGAAAATTACGAGGTTCCGGCATATATTCGCAGAAACTATCCAAAAAACTTCGATCCCATGAAAAATAACTGACGGCTTCCAGGCCAATTTTAATTGGCGGGAAGACGGGGATGGCTCTGCTTTTTAAAGCAGAGCTTTTTTTAATGCAATCCGTGCTTTAATTTTGACTTGACTTTTTGCCAATATTTGCGTAACAAATCTTTCGAGATGACAATCGAATCGGGGTGGCCACAGGCCTGAGATTATACCCGTCGAACCTGATCCGGATAATGCCGGCGTAGGGAAAATTCAGTTTTCTGCCGCCTGATCGGGCGGTTTTTTTTGTTATTGGAGGATTTATGTCAAAGATAGAAAAATCAGCTTTTGAGACGCTTGAAAAAATGCGTCGGGAGAATCCGCTGGTACACAACATTACGAATTACGTGGTGATGAACTACACGGCCAATGCCCTTTTGTCAATGGGAGCATCTCCCGTGATGGCTCATGCCGAGGAAGAGGTGGCCGAAATGGCTTCTATCGCCGGTGCGCTGGTGATCAATATCGGCACTCTCTCAAAACCCTGGATTGCCTCTATGCTCAAGGCTGGCCGGTCCGCTAACAGCAATTCGACGCCTGTGATCCTGGATCCGGTCGGGGCGGGAGCGACCAGACTTCGTACCGATACCGCGAAGAAAATCGCCTCTGATATCGAGTTGAGCGTGGTGCGGGGTAACGCATCCGAGGTGCTCTCGATGGGGGGTAAGGAAGCTCAGACTAAGGGAGTCGATTCCACACATGATGTCGACCAGGCTAAAGAAGCTGCGGTTGCAATCGCAAAAGAACTGAATGCGGTCGTGGCAATCACCGGCAAAGTCGATTTGGTGACCGATGGCAATACCACATATCGGGTACACAATGGCCATGAACTGATGGGCATGGTGACTGGAACCGGCTGTGCCGCAACTGCAACAATCGGGGCTTTCTGTGCGGTTTGCAATGATGCTTTGACTGCGACAATTTCCGCGCTGGCATATTTTGGCCTGGCCGGTGAAGTGGCCGCGGGTAAAACCAACCTGCCCGGCTCCTATGCTGTCGCGCTGATCGATGCCTTAAATCAGGTCACTCCTGAAATGCTTTCGGAAAATATGAAAATCGAGGTCTGAGATGTCTGTCGATTACTCGCTGTATCTGGTTACGGACCGTTCCCTGTCGAGCGGGCGTTCCAATCTCGACATCGTCAAGTCCGCAGTCGAGGGCGGAGTTACTGTTGTGCAACTGCGGGAGAAATCAGCCGGCACCCGCGAGTTTTTGCATGAAGCTCTCTCGGTTGCCGACTACTGCAGTAAAAATAACGTCAGCCTGATCATAAACGACAGGATCGATATCGCCCTGGCGGTCTCTGCCGATGGTGTGCACCTGGGGCAGGATGATATGCCGATCGAGTACGCTCGTCGCATTGTTGGAAAAGAAATGATAATCGGTATTTCGGTGTTTAACGAAACCGAGGCGGTCGCGGCTCAAAAAGCAGGTGCAGATTACCTGGGGGTTTCACCGCTCTACACCACTCCCACAAAATCAGAATTGATCGAGGCGGTCGGGCTGGAGGGACTGGCACGGATCCGCCAGGCAGTCGCTGTCCCGCTGGTGGCGATCGGCAGTATCAAATCCCACAATGCCGCAGATGTGATAAAGGCCGGTGCAGACGGTATCGCGGTGGTTTCGGCGATCGTCTCAGACCCTGATCCGAAACAGGCGGCATCAGATCTTGTTACAGTAATACGGAAAGCGCGTGAGGAGATATCATGAAATTAAAGGAACTGGGCGAATTCGGGTTTATCGACAGGATAAAAGTCGATGCCCTGTCAAGGCTCGAAGAGGATCTCGTTGGTATCGGTGATGACTGCGCTTTGTTTCAGGTTTCTCAGGGCAGGTCGATTCTCTTGACCACCGATATGCTGGTCGAGAGGGTTCACTTTTTGCTGGACAAGATGACGCTTTTCCAACTCGGGTACAAAGCCCTGGCAGTGAATCTCTCCGATATTGCCGCCAGCGGAGGGATCGCGCGTGAAGCCTTTATCTCGATTGCAGTACCTGAAAAAATCGAAGTCGCCGATCTGGAGGATATCTATCGCGGTATGAAAGCCCTGGCAGTCAAGTACGATGTCAATATCACCGGGGGCGATACAACCGGATCATTTATCGACCTTGTGATCAATATCGCTGTAACCGGTGAGATTGAAAAAGAGCAGGCTCTTTACAGAAACGGCGCGAGAGCAGGCGACCTGATCTGTGTCACCGGGAATCTTGGTGATTCGGCTACCGGGCTCGATATTCTATTGAATCATCCCGAACTCAAATCCGATTTTGAATCTCTCGTGAGCCAGCACCTCACTCCCGAGCCTCATCTGAAGCAGGGTCGGTTGATCGCGAAATCCAAACTGGCCTCGGCTATGATGGATATCTCCGATGGTCTCGCTTCGGATATCCGCCATATCTGCAAAGCGTCGGGTGTCGGCGCCGAAATCGAAATCGAACAGCTTCCACTTTCCCGTGACTATCAAAAATACGCCCATGAGCATTTAAACGATCCGCTCAAGACCGCCCTTGGAGTGGGAGAAGATTACTGCCTTTTGGTAACATTGAAGCGGTCGAATTATGACGCGCTCTCGCGTGAGATGTCAGCTAACGGATATGTTTTGCACGCTGTCGGTAAAATCACGGATAGCCGAGAGATAACTTTAAAGCATCCCGATGGTCGTACTGAACAATTACAATGGGGAGGCTGGGATCATTTCAAGGAGAAGGATGTATGAGCGATATCAAACCGGTTGTGATGACCATAGCGGGTTCGGATTCCGGTGGCGGTGCGGGAATCCAGGCAGACCTCAAGACTTTCACCGCCCTGCAAACATTCGGCACCACAGCGATCACCTCGCTGACATCGCAGAACCTCTCCGGGGTGCGTTCTATCCAGGCTGTCAAACCGGAGATAGTGCGCGATCAGATCGAGTTGGTGGCGGAGGGTTTTTCAGTACGGGCAGTCAAAACCGGCATGCTTTACTCGGCGGAGATAATCGAAATAATCGCGCAGACTCTGGAAAAACTTGAGCTCCCAAACCTTGTGGTAGATCCTGTTTTCGCCGCTACCTCGGGTGCCAGGCTGATCGAGGATGAGGCCGTCGAAACTCTAAAAAGCCGACTCTTCCCGCTGGCTAAAGTGATCACCCCCAACCTGGCCGAGGCGGAATATCTTGCTGGTATGAAGATCGAGGAGACAGATCAAATGAAAAAAGCGCTGGATCTGCTGGTTAAGAGATATCCGGATGCCGTGTTCGTGATCAAGGGAGGCCATCTCAAAGAGCGCGCGCTCGATCTGTATGGAGGCGGAGGGATCGAAGCTGGCGAGTTATCCTCACCCATGGTTGCGAATGTCAACAGCCATGGTTCCGGATGTACATTCGCCTCGGCGATAGCGGCTAATCTGGCTCATGGTAAAGATGTTGTCGAAGCGATGAAAGAAGCCAAGTTATATATCGATGGCGGGTTGAAAAACAGCCTTATCCTTGATGGCGATCTGCGTCTGATAGACCATTTCTGGCAGAAATAGAAATCACTTTTTAAAGCGCTTGGTGAGGATCTCCATCACTTCTTTTTCAAGCTTACCGAGGTATTTTTCGTAGGCGCGGATATTCTCCACCAGGTCGCCATCATAGACCGCTTCAGGCAACTCCTGGTTGAGGGTACGTTTGAGCCGGGCGACTTTTTCATCAGGAATGTTTTCCGCGTTTTCATCTTCAGAAGCCAGGCGATCGAGTGCCATCCGGATCGTCTCGGCGTCCTGCACCATCTTGTCACGCAGAATCTCGAGATCATGCATATAGCGCGCGTGCCTGCGGTTGAGCTGTTCTCTGAGGTCAGCGAAAATCCCTTCGCGGGAGTATTCATTTTTCATTCTGGACCCGTGGCCTGCAAGGATTTCAGAGAGTATATCTTTGACCGATGGTTTCCCGCGGTCAGTCAGTTTAAGCTTTTTTGCCATTTCCGATACTTTGCGATTTCAGGTCTTTAACAATGTTATACGCAGCTTCCGGGTTAGAGATTCCAGAAGCCGCCTCGCTCATTGCCTCCCTTTTTTCACGGTCTTCGATCAATTGCCTGAGCCGGTATTGCAGGCTGGCCATCTGGGTGATCTTGAATCCGGCACCATGCTCCAAAAGATACTCAGCATTGTGCTCCTCCTGGCCGGGATAGGGACGATAGACCGCAAGCGGCAACCCCGCGGCAAGACATTCCGAGGTCGTCAATCCTCCCGATTTGCTGATAGCCAGATCAGCGACCGCCATCAATTCTTCCATGAAATCGATATAACCAAATATACGATATGATATGCGGTTTTCAACAAATATCTTCTTATATTTTTCAGGCAGGGGCCACTGTTTGCCGGCCACCAGTATCAGTTGCAGGGGATGATCGATATTGCTGATGAAATGCACGAACAGGTCGAAATTCCGTTGCGAGAAAACATCGCGAAAAACCAGAAGCGTCAATATGTCCGGGTCGAGGTTGAACTTCTTGCGCAATTCGCTTTTATCCGGAAGGTTACAATACTTCGGATTAATCGGGATACCATGCACCCCGATTTTATTCTCATTGAGGTTAAGACGTTCCTTGATTGCCAGAAGCTCCGATTTCATGAATTCAGCCGGTACGAAAACCCTGTCGGTCCAGGGGCTGAGCCAGATCGAATGCAGGGCAAAATCGGTAACTATTATTGAATAATGAAAGTCGAAGCGGTTCAACTTGCGCAACAGCACTGCACTGTCGGATGCTAAAAAGTGAGTCGAGACCACGTAATCCGGCCTGACCTGCACCATCTTGCGGATAAACCTCTTTAAAATGAAATTGCGCATCGACCAGCCGAACGGGGTGGGGGGCTTGTACTTTGTTATCTCCTCATCATGGGAATACAGGATGCCCCATAGCCAGGGTGTTTTGGTAACCGAGATGTCGTAGCCCTTGCTGTATAGACTGGAAAAAATCGAGTTAGTATATGTGAGCACATCCTCAAGGTAGACATCATCCTGC harbors:
- a CDS encoding glycosyltransferase, which encodes MMKNNDRQTALILYASTGSGHLAASTSLKQAWKEMYPQDDVYLEDVLTYTNSIFSSLYSKGYDISVTKTPWLWGILYSHDEEITKYKPPTPFGWSMRNFILKRFIRKMVQVRPDYVVSTHFLASDSAVLLRKLNRFDFHYSIIVTDFALHSIWLSPWTDRVFVPAEFMKSELLAIKERLNLNENKIGVHGIPINPKYCNLPDKSELRKKFNLDPDILTLLVFRDVFSQRNFDLFVHFISNIDHPLQLILVAGKQWPLPEKYKKIFVENRISYRIFGYIDFMEELMAVADLAISKSGGLTTSECLAAGLPLAVYRPYPGQEEHNAEYLLEHGAGFKITQMASLQYRLRQLIEDREKREAMSEAASGISNPEAAYNIVKDLKSQSIGNGKKA
- a CDS encoding UDP-N-acetylmuramate--L-alanine ligase, giving the protein MVKFGKLRKLYFVGIGGIGMSGMAEMLFNLGYQVSGSDLMESEVTDHLQEIGIPVYFEHKAENVGDANLVVYSAAVPQDNPELEYARQNKIIIVRRAEMLSELMRMKYSIGIAGTHGKTTTTSLIGQIMTHAGLDPTVIVGGRVIQFETNIKLGHSDYLVAEADEYDRSFLRMTPTEAVLTTLEEDHLDCYEDIDDLKRAFLQFANKVPFYGSVFINMDDPNLVSLIPELNHPVVTFGLASQADYQISNIKVEQHSTSFDVRTRRDELGRVTVGLPGVFNAMNSLAAIAVAMEHEIPFDKISEGLANFRGVNRRFEIIGETRGFMVVDDYGHHPTEVEVTLRAAKQGYDRPLVVVFQPHLYSRTRDFYRDFARALLAADVLIVAKIYPAREEPIEGITGHIIVESAKSFGHQNCHYVDDFELIPEFVSEHAPENSIVMTIGAGSIYRVAPKILEALGK
- the murG gene encoding undecaprenyldiphospho-muramoylpentapeptide beta-N-acetylglucosaminyltransferase, yielding MKTGYPSFLKNGSKHLAIAGGGTGGHIFPALAIAKAVMNMRPEIKLTYLGKATGPEARLARQNDIRFYDIPARPLARKLSLSNLMIPFTLWRGSSRTVKLIRKEGIGALIGTGGYVSVPALMGAKRAKIAIFLQEQNSYPGIATRLYAKHASRLFIASSKAKKYLSAESSFHQVGNPLRSDFKLLSREDGLDYFDLSPDKRTLLVFGGSQGAQALNDKIAENLPFLAKQGNLQMIWQAGKNNFNIYRHAFEASGIQGVVLEFIERMDLAYASADLAFCRSGALSLAELAACGLPAILVPYPWAAEDHQYHNAKEYADSGAAVVVKQPELAGFDLVRTVGDLLFDRAKLEQMKKAAVSMADLEAADKIAAEIIEVMKW
- the thiM gene encoding hydroxyethylthiazole kinase yields the protein MSKIEKSAFETLEKMRRENPLVHNITNYVVMNYTANALLSMGASPVMAHAEEEVAEMASIAGALVINIGTLSKPWIASMLKAGRSANSNSTPVILDPVGAGATRLRTDTAKKIASDIELSVVRGNASEVLSMGGKEAQTKGVDSTHDVDQAKEAAVAIAKELNAVVAITGKVDLVTDGNTTYRVHNGHELMGMVTGTGCAATATIGAFCAVCNDALTATISALAYFGLAGEVAAGKTNLPGSYAVALIDALNQVTPEMLSENMKIEV
- the thiE gene encoding thiamine phosphate synthase, encoding MSVDYSLYLVTDRSLSSGRSNLDIVKSAVEGGVTVVQLREKSAGTREFLHEALSVADYCSKNNVSLIINDRIDIALAVSADGVHLGQDDMPIEYARRIVGKEMIIGISVFNETEAVAAQKAGADYLGVSPLYTTPTKSELIEAVGLEGLARIRQAVAVPLVAIGSIKSHNAADVIKAGADGIAVVSAIVSDPDPKQAASDLVTVIRKAREEIS
- the thiL gene encoding thiamine-phosphate kinase; the protein is MKLKELGEFGFIDRIKVDALSRLEEDLVGIGDDCALFQVSQGRSILLTTDMLVERVHFLLDKMTLFQLGYKALAVNLSDIAASGGIAREAFISIAVPEKIEVADLEDIYRGMKALAVKYDVNITGGDTTGSFIDLVINIAVTGEIEKEQALYRNGARAGDLICVTGNLGDSATGLDILLNHPELKSDFESLVSQHLTPEPHLKQGRLIAKSKLASAMMDISDGLASDIRHICKASGVGAEIEIEQLPLSRDYQKYAHEHLNDPLKTALGVGEDYCLLVTLKRSNYDALSREMSANGYVLHAVGKITDSREITLKHPDGRTEQLQWGGWDHFKEKDV
- the ftsA gene encoding cell division protein FtsA, whose product is MIQRHRGGLMGKNIVFTVVDIGSTKVTCLIASRNGQEDLEVIGSGTVQVENIYRKGILKNIDRASLAISEAVAKAESEAQLRVSNLTVGFSGDHLRSLNSLGVVAVSKTQNQIGEQDVESVIEAAQAINLPFEREILHVLPQEFYIDQGDGVRDPIGNTGVRLEVQVHIVTASTAATQAIYKAVRNAGFEITNLVMNPIVVGSSLLSAEEEEVGTLLLDIGGSTADVAVYHKGAVRHTASIGIGGKYVTNDIAVGLQIPYGLAEQIKLSHGHCFPADIGPDEMIDIPEIGGRKKSRISRVLLASIIEARMEEIFSLALNAARRSGYTDKLACGLILTGGGARLRGIDRLAEQVFSLPVKIGYPEKVNLPEEICGKPEYSAAVGLLAYSLRHPLEQENRRNLFARMFNKVEEVISSLFNI
- the thiD gene encoding bifunctional hydroxymethylpyrimidine kinase/phosphomethylpyrimidine kinase, whose protein sequence is MTIAGSDSGGGAGIQADLKTFTALQTFGTTAITSLTSQNLSGVRSIQAVKPEIVRDQIELVAEGFSVRAVKTGMLYSAEIIEIIAQTLEKLELPNLVVDPVFAATSGARLIEDEAVETLKSRLFPLAKVITPNLAEAEYLAGMKIEETDQMKKALDLLVKRYPDAVFVIKGGHLKERALDLYGGGGIEAGELSSPMVANVNSHGSGCTFASAIAANLAHGKDVVEAMKEAKLYIDGGLKNSLILDGDLRLIDHFWQK
- the ftsZ gene encoding cell division protein FtsZ, whose amino-acid sequence is MIEFVPEDSNKAKIKVVGVGGAGGNAVNRMIEAGLTNVEFISINTDQQALDGSRASTRMQIGTRLTKGLGAGADPDTGRRAMEEDRDKVAEAIAGADMVFVTAGMGGGTGTGAAPIVAEIAKQQGSLTVAIVTKPFEFEGRKRMNRAMSGIHEIKDRVDTLIVIPNQRLIEIADKGTPLAEAFLIADDVLLHATRGISDLITVPGLINCDFADVRTVMKEMGDALMGTGICSGEDRAREAAYQAINSPLLEDLSIAGARGVLINICGGNDMTLHEVNEATSIITDAAGSDANIIFGAVIDHEAEGEIRVTVIATGFGKTTSEGDFDTSVVDLFTQPKSAGSQSEHSRTSDDREKHQEQPEVSETTEFNEENYEVPAYIRRNYPKNFDPMKNN